Proteins from a genomic interval of Bacteroidales bacterium:
- a CDS encoding nucleotidyltransferase domain-containing protein produces MENFGEVIRNLRQEKKLPLRTVAAYLDIDQAILSKMERGQRKASRDIVIRLAQLFNTDKDRLLVAWLSDQLVYQVRDEEIALKALQVAEDKVFYHRRGKIDRGAIIKMICDFFKNDGRISRAWIFGSFARGDERQDSDIDLMVSYSEKATGTLLDYADIKYQLEKLLSRSIDLVEEGHVKSFALESVNHDKVLIYG; encoded by the coding sequence ATGGAAAATTTTGGGGAGGTCATCCGGAATTTACGACAGGAGAAAAAACTGCCGTTGCGCACAGTTGCTGCCTACCTTGACATTGATCAGGCCATCCTGAGTAAAATGGAAAGAGGACAAAGGAAAGCTTCAAGGGACATCGTTATCAGGTTGGCTCAACTTTTTAATACAGATAAAGACCGGTTGCTGGTGGCCTGGTTATCTGATCAGCTTGTTTACCAGGTCAGGGATGAGGAAATTGCATTGAAAGCGTTGCAGGTTGCAGAAGACAAGGTGTTTTACCATAGAAGGGGAAAAATTGACCGCGGCGCCATCATTAAAATGATCTGTGATTTCTTTAAAAACGACGGCCGGATCTCCAGGGCCTGGATATTCGGATCTTTTGCCCGGGGTGATGAGCGTCAGGACAGTGATATTGATTTGATGGTTTCCTATTCAGAAAAGGCAACAGGAACACTTTTAGATTATGCAGACATTAAATACCAACTGGAAAAGCTATTAAGCCGCAGCATTGATCTGGTGGAAGAAGGTCATGTTAAATCATTTGCGCTGGAATCTGTCAATCACGATAAAGTGCTGATTTATGGATAA
- a CDS encoding FAD-binding oxidoreductase codes for MLAHEQKVNRIVRQLQERKSPKPVSFRKKAVSHEVPRLRDKRHSDEKIDLSDLNAILHTDPQRNICMAEPGVTFADLVKATLKDGLVPAIVPELKTITIGGAVAGCSLESMSFKYGGFHDTCLEYEVITAKGEVLVCTPENENSLLFQMVHGTFGTLGIISRLTFRLIPAKPFVKVTYQKFHTLEEYTLAIWQHYKDQDVDFMDGIIHSPELYVLSLANFTGKAPYTHRYDWMRIYYQSTGKRKEDFLKTQDYFFRYDRGVTNVTPRSFPARLIFGRFMNSNRTLKLVHTFRWLIPSDQIPFTVDVFIPFSKAGLFMDWYREAVNHFPLWCVPYKLVRRYEWIATDFLHRTNDELFLDLAIYGMKQKGDKNYYRIIEEELMNIGGIKTLISGNYYTEAEFWEIWNKDHYDKVKSKTDPDNIFRDLYTKTCRTVMGEGP; via the coding sequence ATGTTGGCGCATGAACAAAAGGTAAACCGGATCGTACGGCAATTACAGGAGCGAAAAAGTCCCAAACCTGTTTCATTCAGGAAAAAAGCGGTTTCGCACGAAGTTCCCAGGCTAAGGGATAAACGACATTCGGACGAGAAAATTGACCTCAGCGACCTGAACGCGATTCTCCATACCGATCCGCAGAGGAATATCTGTATGGCTGAGCCCGGGGTCACGTTTGCCGACCTGGTAAAGGCAACGTTGAAAGATGGCCTGGTGCCGGCCATTGTCCCGGAACTGAAGACCATCACCATCGGAGGAGCCGTGGCAGGATGCTCCCTGGAGTCCATGTCGTTCAAATATGGCGGATTTCATGACACCTGCCTTGAATATGAAGTCATCACCGCAAAAGGAGAGGTACTGGTCTGTACTCCCGAAAATGAGAACAGCCTGTTGTTCCAGATGGTGCACGGCACCTTTGGCACCCTTGGCATTATCTCGAGGCTGACATTCAGGCTGATACCGGCAAAGCCCTTCGTGAAAGTGACCTATCAGAAATTTCACACCCTGGAAGAATATACGTTGGCCATATGGCAGCATTATAAGGATCAGGACGTTGATTTTATGGATGGCATCATTCACTCTCCGGAATTATATGTTCTCAGCCTGGCGAATTTTACCGGGAAAGCACCTTACACCCACCGTTACGACTGGATGAGGATCTATTACCAGAGTACAGGAAAACGAAAGGAAGATTTTCTCAAAACGCAGGATTATTTCTTCAGGTACGACAGAGGGGTTACCAATGTGACGCCCAGGTCATTTCCGGCCAGGCTCATCTTCGGCAGATTCATGAACTCCAACAGGACGCTCAAACTGGTACATACATTTCGCTGGCTGATTCCATCGGATCAAATTCCATTTACAGTGGATGTCTTCATACCTTTTTCGAAAGCCGGCTTATTTATGGACTGGTATCGGGAAGCAGTGAATCATTTTCCCCTGTGGTGCGTACCCTATAAGCTTGTCAGGAGGTATGAATGGATTGCCACCGATTTCCTTCACAGGACGAACGATGAACTTTTCCTGGACCTGGCCATCTACGGAATGAAACAAAAGGGCGACAAGAACTATTACAGGATCATTGAAGAGGAACTGATGAACATTGGAGGGATAAAAACACTCATCTCGGGTAATTATTACACGGAAGCTGAGTTCTGGGAAATCTGGAATAAGGATCATTACGACAAGGTCAAAAGTAAAACTGACCCGGATAATATTTTTCGGGATTTGTATACCAAGACCTGCAGGACGGTGATGGGAGAGGGTCCATAA
- a CDS encoding AMP-binding protein: MLDERLINYIENSLKKHHDLPALSDYKGETYSYNEIARQILKFHLFYEQAGIKQGDKVALLGKNSARWCMVYLSAITYGAVIVPVLPDFRPDDLHYIVNHSEAVILFCADNIYQEMDLRKMPLIRAVLSLTNFQALHMDGEILADALKTADTHFDKKYAGDCIASGNYHFPDITNDQLAEISYTSGTTGVSKGVMLTHNNLSANVWYARRMMPLKHGDAIVSFLPLAHTYGCAFEFLFPFSIGCHITILTRTPSPQVIIRAFQEVQPALILSVPLVIEKIYRNQILPELRKRHIKRMLGIPGLRKMIHAKIKNKLVRSFGGNFREVIIGGAPFNPEAELFFRKITFPYTVGYGMTECGPLISYIAATESKVGSCGKPIDTLEVKIDSPDPLQTIGEILIRGENVMQGYYKNEKATADILDSEGWLHSGDLGLIDGDGYLFIKGRADNMIPGSSGKNIHPEELEALLDNKYAVGESLVVQRDDRLVALIHPDSEVVEKNKLSKDDLQAMFRHYLKEINESVPSYMHVTRFEIQTEEFTKTPKRTIRRHLYV, translated from the coding sequence ATGCTTGATGAACGTCTGATCAACTATATCGAAAACAGCCTGAAGAAGCATCATGACCTGCCCGCTCTCTCCGATTATAAAGGAGAGACTTATTCCTACAACGAAATTGCCAGGCAGATCCTTAAGTTCCACCTGTTTTACGAACAGGCAGGTATCAAACAAGGCGACAAGGTTGCCCTTCTGGGGAAAAATTCAGCACGATGGTGCATGGTGTACCTTTCCGCCATCACCTATGGGGCGGTCATCGTACCTGTTTTGCCCGACTTCAGGCCCGACGATCTGCATTATATTGTCAACCACTCTGAAGCAGTCATCCTGTTCTGTGCCGACAACATCTACCAGGAGATGGACCTTCGGAAAATGCCTCTGATCAGAGCCGTTCTATCCCTTACCAATTTCCAGGCATTGCATATGGACGGCGAAATCCTTGCAGACGCCCTGAAAACTGCAGACACACACTTTGATAAGAAATACGCCGGCGATTGCATTGCTTCCGGTAACTACCACTTTCCGGACATCACCAACGATCAGCTGGCGGAGATCAGCTATACGTCGGGGACGACAGGCGTATCAAAAGGAGTCATGCTGACACATAATAACCTTTCGGCCAATGTATGGTATGCACGGCGCATGATGCCCCTGAAACATGGCGATGCCATCGTGTCATTCCTTCCGCTGGCCCATACCTACGGGTGCGCATTTGAGTTCCTGTTTCCCTTCAGCATAGGATGCCACATCACCATTCTGACCAGGACTCCTTCGCCCCAGGTGATCATCAGGGCATTTCAGGAAGTGCAGCCAGCTTTAATCCTGTCGGTGCCACTGGTCATTGAAAAGATCTACAGGAATCAGATCCTCCCGGAGCTCCGTAAAAGGCATATCAAACGAATGCTTGGGATCCCGGGCCTAAGAAAAATGATCCACGCCAAAATCAAAAACAAACTGGTCCGGTCATTCGGCGGAAATTTCAGGGAAGTGATCATCGGAGGCGCTCCGTTTAACCCGGAGGCCGAGCTGTTCTTCCGAAAAATCACATTCCCCTATACGGTCGGCTACGGCATGACCGAGTGCGGGCCGCTGATCAGCTATATAGCCGCAACGGAAAGCAAGGTGGGATCCTGTGGTAAACCCATTGATACCCTGGAGGTTAAAATTGACTCGCCGGATCCACTGCAAACCATCGGAGAAATCCTGATCCGCGGCGAAAATGTCATGCAGGGCTATTACAAGAATGAAAAAGCTACCGCTGACATACTCGATTCGGAAGGCTGGCTCCATTCGGGCGACCTGGGCCTGATTGACGGGGACGGTTATCTTTTCATTAAGGGCCGAGCCGACAACATGATCCCCGGCTCCAGCGGTAAAAACATCCATCCCGAAGAGCTGGAAGCACTCCTTGACAATAAATATGCCGTTGGGGAATCGCTGGTCGTTCAGCGTGATGACAGGCTGGTCGCGCTTATTCATCCCGACAGCGAAGTTGTTGAAAAGAACAAACTATCTAAGGATGACCTTCAGGCCATGTTCAGACACTACCTGAAAGAAATCAATGAATCCGTGCCTTCGTATATGCACGTCACCCGGTTTGAAATCCAGACCGAAGAATTCACCAAAACACCCAAGCGTACGATCCGGCGGCACCTGTATGTGTGA
- a CDS encoding adenylate/guanylate cyclase domain-containing protein, which translates to MKEHRKLAAIMFTDIVGYTALMSKDEKNALKILSKNRELQKTALHRFNGEFIKEIGDGILSIFQSSFDAVSCAMELQNTLNRTGYYQLRIGIHTGDIVVSEKDVFGDGVNIASHIQAICEPRGILISEKVYDDIKNKIGIAADCLGEKSLKNIKDPVKIYSLSKECYHAILEQGKAGSDQRHGAVMDWVETLRGFLNRRPALAVGVSMLIVIVALGAYFIVTQKQDTSKTFQQDERSANQTGKKTWTNSIAVLPFTDLSPDKDQEYFCDGMAEELIGVMAHIPGLKVVARTSAFSFKGKEINVRDIGRELKVNAILEGSVRKSDNQLRISVQLIDVQNGYHLWSQTFDRELKDVFRIQDEIASAIASALKTRLLTEDNRYAEKKQTQNTQAYEFYLKGRFFCNQRSEEALEKSIAYFEQAIAADPDYALAYAGLADALLLQTWWGWNERPAGYEKAKELALLALDLDGSLAEACATLGSILCYHDWKWEESRKMLKQAIQLNPNYAAAHQYYAELLDILDENNAARAEINLAIELDPVFFMNQSLSCIYFIKEGRYDEALEANIRAQELDPDYIFTYLQFFTIYFYQDKDFLAIETLQEFLARDMYTSKHASTVEAIYDSAGMEGLWNLLITLWQTDPSPTFSDIAWACAILKDKEGALNWMEKAVDGHSAAIPRIMSYPEYHFLRDDPRYLALIERMGLTSYHKQAAEFRSR; encoded by the coding sequence ATGAAAGAACACAGGAAGCTTGCCGCCATCATGTTCACCGATATCGTCGGCTATACGGCCCTGATGTCGAAAGATGAAAAAAATGCCCTGAAGATCCTTTCAAAGAACAGGGAACTGCAGAAGACTGCACTGCACCGGTTCAACGGGGAATTCATCAAAGAGATCGGCGACGGGATCCTGTCCATTTTTCAAAGCTCCTTTGATGCAGTTAGTTGTGCAATGGAACTGCAAAACACACTGAACCGGACAGGATATTATCAACTGCGGATAGGGATCCATACAGGCGATATCGTGGTTTCAGAAAAGGATGTCTTTGGCGATGGTGTGAACATCGCATCCCATATACAGGCCATTTGTGAACCTAGGGGGATTTTAATCTCAGAGAAAGTTTATGATGACATTAAGAACAAGATAGGGATCGCAGCAGACTGCCTTGGAGAAAAGTCCCTGAAAAACATTAAAGATCCGGTGAAGATCTATTCACTTTCCAAGGAATGTTATCATGCTATTTTAGAACAGGGAAAGGCTGGCAGCGACCAACGGCACGGAGCAGTGATGGATTGGGTGGAAACCTTGAGGGGATTTTTAAACCGCAGACCTGCCCTTGCCGTCGGGGTATCCATGCTCATCGTCATTGTTGCTTTGGGAGCATACTTTATCGTTACCCAGAAACAGGACACTTCAAAGACCTTTCAGCAGGATGAAAGATCAGCCAACCAGACCGGCAAAAAGACCTGGACAAATTCGATCGCTGTTCTTCCTTTCACAGACCTGAGTCCTGATAAGGACCAGGAATATTTCTGCGATGGCATGGCAGAGGAGTTGATCGGTGTGATGGCACACATTCCCGGATTGAAAGTGGTGGCCAGGACATCGGCATTTTCATTCAAAGGGAAGGAGATCAACGTGAGGGATATTGGCAGAGAGCTTAAGGTGAATGCCATTCTTGAGGGAAGTGTCAGAAAATCAGACAACCAGCTGCGCATCAGCGTTCAGCTTATCGATGTACAAAATGGTTATCATCTCTGGTCACAGACCTTTGACCGCGAATTAAAAGATGTTTTTCGGATCCAGGATGAGATCGCTTCAGCGATTGCCAGCGCACTTAAAACCAGGCTCCTGACAGAGGATAACCGGTATGCGGAGAAAAAACAAACGCAAAATACGCAAGCCTATGAGTTTTACCTCAAGGGGCGGTTCTTCTGTAATCAGAGAAGTGAAGAGGCCCTGGAAAAAAGTATCGCCTATTTTGAGCAGGCCATCGCTGCTGACCCGGATTATGCACTGGCATACGCCGGATTGGCTGACGCACTTCTATTACAGACCTGGTGGGGCTGGAACGAGAGGCCGGCCGGATATGAAAAAGCAAAAGAGCTGGCCCTGCTGGCTCTGGACCTGGACGGAAGCCTGGCAGAGGCCTGTGCAACACTGGGCTCGATTTTATGCTACCATGACTGGAAGTGGGAAGAATCCAGGAAAATGCTGAAACAGGCCATACAGCTGAATCCCAATTATGCCGCTGCCCATCAGTATTATGCTGAGTTACTGGATATCCTCGATGAAAACAACGCAGCAAGAGCAGAAATTAATCTGGCCATCGAACTCGACCCGGTGTTTTTTATGAACCAGAGCTTAAGCTGCATTTATTTTATCAAGGAAGGCAGGTACGATGAAGCACTGGAGGCCAACATCCGGGCGCAGGAGCTAGATCCCGACTATATTTTTACCTATTTGCAGTTTTTCACGATCTATTTCTACCAGGATAAAGACTTTCTGGCCATCGAAACCCTGCAGGAATTCTTAGCCAGGGATATGTATACATCCAAACATGCATCTACCGTTGAGGCTATCTACGACAGTGCAGGGATGGAGGGCCTGTGGAATTTATTGATCACCCTGTGGCAGACAGATCCATCCCCGACTTTTTCGGACATTGCCTGGGCCTGTGCCATCCTGAAGGATAAAGAAGGGGCACTGAACTGGATGGAAAAGGCTGTGGATGGTCATTCTGCAGCCATACCCCGGATCATGAGCTATCCCGAATACCATTTCCTCCGGGATGATCCCCGTTACCTGGCCCTGATCGAACGAATGGGCCTTACTTCGTATCATAAACAGGCCGCTGAATTCCGAAGCAGGTAG
- a CDS encoding DUF86 domain-containing protein translates to MDKSASSDIERLKQASEAIDLILRFAAGKAEIDFLHDPMRSSSVLYQFIVIGEAIRNMDPELLDKYPYPWHLPRSFRNYIVHEYFGINLRQVYKTVTDLLPELKKLIDHMIENEELYL, encoded by the coding sequence ATGGATAAAAGTGCTTCTTCAGATATTGAAAGGTTAAAGCAGGCTTCAGAGGCCATTGATTTGATTCTGAGATTTGCCGCTGGGAAAGCAGAAATCGATTTTTTACATGATCCGATGCGTAGCAGCAGTGTGCTATATCAGTTCATAGTCATTGGAGAAGCTATACGGAATATGGATCCGGAATTATTGGATAAATATCCCTACCCCTGGCATTTGCCCAGGTCTTTCAGAAATTATATCGTTCATGAGTATTTTGGAATTAACCTCAGACAGGTCTATAAAACGGTCACCGATTTGCTTCCGGAACTCAAGAAATTAATAGATCACATGATTGAAAACGAAGAGCTGTATCTGTGA
- a CDS encoding aldo/keto reductase — translation MEKIDNLRPLGRTDLRVTPIGLGTWQFSKQKNLAGKFWPTLDDNLIDRIVSLSIEGGINWFDTAEAYGNGASEAALSKALAASGKKPGEVLIATKWWPILRSAGNITKSIDRRISALTPFPIDLYQVHQPWSFSSEKKEMKAMAVLWEQKLIKNIGVSNFNARKMQNAWETLDKKGIPLASNQVVYSLLNRRIESNGVMDLAKKLGMAIIAYSPLAQGLVTGKFHDQPELLKNVGMRKFTPLFKPSGLEKSRPVIMLLKELALKYNVTPSQVALNWLIHFHNGTVVAIPGATKEIHAKENTGTLRFRLSDVDMDRLDRVSASFK, via the coding sequence ATGGAAAAGATAGATAATTTGCGTCCGCTGGGGCGCACGGATCTGCGTGTAACCCCCATCGGGCTGGGGACGTGGCAGTTCAGCAAACAAAAGAACCTGGCCGGGAAATTCTGGCCCACCCTCGACGATAACCTGATTGACCGGATCGTATCCCTTTCCATTGAAGGGGGCATCAACTGGTTTGATACGGCGGAAGCCTATGGCAATGGCGCTTCGGAAGCAGCCCTGTCAAAAGCGCTGGCAGCATCGGGCAAAAAACCGGGTGAGGTCCTCATCGCCACCAAATGGTGGCCCATCCTCCGCTCTGCCGGCAACATCACCAAAAGCATCGACAGGCGTATCAGCGCCCTGACCCCCTTTCCCATTGACCTTTATCAGGTTCATCAGCCCTGGAGCTTTTCCAGTGAGAAAAAAGAGATGAAGGCCATGGCTGTGCTGTGGGAACAGAAGCTCATCAAAAACATTGGCGTGAGCAATTTCAATGCGCGGAAGATGCAGAATGCCTGGGAAACCCTGGATAAAAAAGGAATTCCGCTGGCCTCGAACCAGGTGGTCTACAGCCTGCTCAACCGCAGGATCGAGTCCAATGGAGTGATGGACCTGGCAAAAAAACTGGGCATGGCCATCATAGCCTATTCCCCTTTGGCCCAGGGACTTGTCACCGGGAAGTTTCATGATCAGCCTGAATTGCTGAAGAATGTCGGGATGCGAAAATTCACACCGCTTTTCAAGCCTTCAGGTCTTGAGAAAAGCCGGCCTGTGATCATGCTCCTGAAGGAACTTGCCCTAAAGTACAATGTCACCCCCTCACAGGTGGCCCTGAACTGGCTGATCCATTTTCACAACGGTACCGTGGTCGCCATTCCGGGTGCAACCAAAGAGATCCACGCAAAGGAGAATACCGGAACCCTGAGATTCAGGCTTTCGGATGTGGATATGGACAGGCTCGACAGGGTAAGCGCTTCATTCAAATAA
- the galB gene encoding beta-galactosidase GalB yields MLKPNRPSTVNFNIPGLQPGFYKATITLTGDAATKNTSFQFGYEPEKIVSPRDARPDFDDYWIRAKRELEAVDPQFKLIRIDSLCTQRRNVYLVEMRSLGNILIRGWYSVPTTPGKYPAIMQVHGYQSVILPEYVDYGDDLIGFGLHIRGHGNSSDHINPGFPGFMQHFLNDKEMYIYRGGYMDCVRGVDFLFSRPEVDTTRVAVEGASQGGALTFATAALCNDRIRVCAPQVPFLSDFEDYFKVARWPGNEFFSLVEEEKKYTWDEVYNTLSYIDIKNLAPWITAPMIMGVGLVDDVCPPHINFAAYNQVRSEKTYIVYPTSGHGLPEDFYIRKMAFIRSVFSPQTRPATGSGVRTRENFNDEWKFMLGDHPSASAGLFDDSGWRQLDLPHDWSIEGDFDVKNPATPGGGALPGGIGWYRKTFRLPASDRGQNIYIEFDGIYRMGEVWINGNYLGKRPYGYSSFRHELTRYLHFGDTPNVISVRVDNSLQPNSRWYSGSGIYRNVWLVKTGALAVAHWGTFVSTPVVKDAGAEVRILTRISNTTGTPVRISVKSSIFGRDDQLLAEMISPGILVKPSGTEIKQTLTVNNPILWSVENPVLYRVVTTLLSGQQVLDEYVTPFGIRTFEFNAERGFLLNGKQVKIKGVCNHHDLGCLGAAITTRGIERQLEILKGMGCNGIRTSHNPPAPELLELCDRMGFIVMDEAFDMWKINKTPFDYGADFDEWHKRDLEDLVLRDRNHPSVFIWSIGNEIPEQWDTSGIRIARELASIVKKLDDTRPITAGCNHPVPENYLIQSKALDLIGYNYHQETFSRFPETFPGKKFIASETTSALATRGSYDMPADSIRRWPLKWDVPFLEGNADLSCSSYDNCSAPWGSTHEETWKVVKKYDFMSGLFIWTGFDYIGEPTPYPWPARSSYFGIMDICGFPKDAYYLYKSEWTTEPVLHLFPHWNWTPGQTIDVWAYSNCDEVELSLNGKTLGTQRKTGDMLHFSWKVPFEPGTLLATGKQNGRVILTKEVRTAGEPFKILLSPDRDVIHADGDDLSYVTVTVADRNNVVVPYADNRIYFSVEGDGKIQAVDNGSQVSMESFKAHERKAFHGMCLVVIRSGMNPGNLTVKASADGLQPAECIIQMINNVQK; encoded by the coding sequence ATGCTCAAACCAAACAGGCCCTCCACGGTCAATTTCAACATTCCGGGATTGCAGCCCGGTTTCTACAAGGCTACCATTACCCTTACCGGTGATGCCGCCACCAAAAACACCTCTTTCCAGTTCGGCTATGAGCCTGAAAAGATCGTCAGCCCACGGGATGCACGTCCGGATTTCGACGACTACTGGATCCGCGCCAAAAGGGAGCTGGAGGCTGTTGATCCGCAGTTCAAATTAATCAGGATTGACTCGCTGTGCACTCAAAGGCGCAATGTTTACCTGGTTGAAATGCGTTCACTGGGCAATATCCTGATCCGGGGCTGGTATTCGGTGCCCACCACCCCCGGGAAATACCCCGCGATAATGCAGGTGCACGGATACCAAAGCGTCATACTTCCTGAATACGTGGATTATGGCGATGATCTCATCGGATTCGGGCTTCACATCCGTGGCCACGGCAACAGCTCAGATCATATCAATCCCGGGTTCCCGGGTTTCATGCAGCATTTCCTGAACGATAAGGAAATGTACATTTACCGCGGGGGCTATATGGACTGCGTTCGCGGCGTGGACTTCCTGTTCTCCCGTCCGGAAGTGGATACCACCCGCGTTGCCGTGGAAGGCGCCAGCCAGGGCGGGGCCCTGACCTTCGCCACCGCCGCATTGTGCAACGACAGAATCCGGGTTTGTGCTCCCCAGGTACCCTTTTTATCCGATTTCGAGGATTATTTCAAAGTGGCAAGATGGCCTGGAAATGAATTTTTCAGCCTGGTCGAGGAGGAAAAGAAATACACCTGGGATGAAGTATACAACACCCTCAGCTATATTGACATAAAAAACCTGGCCCCGTGGATCACCGCACCCATGATCATGGGTGTGGGCCTGGTGGATGATGTCTGTCCGCCCCACATCAACTTCGCTGCATACAACCAGGTTCGTTCGGAAAAAACCTATATCGTGTATCCAACGAGCGGGCACGGTCTTCCGGAAGATTTTTACATCCGGAAAATGGCATTCATACGGAGCGTATTTTCCCCCCAGACCAGGCCCGCAACCGGATCCGGCGTGCGCACCCGGGAAAATTTCAATGATGAATGGAAATTCATGCTGGGAGACCATCCTTCAGCCTCTGCCGGCCTGTTTGACGATTCCGGCTGGCGGCAGCTGGATCTGCCCCACGACTGGAGCATTGAAGGGGATTTTGATGTCAAAAATCCTGCTACGCCAGGCGGGGGTGCCCTGCCCGGCGGTATAGGATGGTATCGCAAAACTTTCCGGCTGCCGGCCTCCGACAGGGGACAAAATATCTACATCGAGTTTGACGGAATATACCGTATGGGAGAGGTGTGGATCAATGGCAATTACCTCGGAAAACGACCCTACGGATACTCCTCTTTCCGGCACGAGCTGACCCGGTACCTGCATTTTGGCGATACGCCGAATGTGATCAGTGTCAGGGTTGATAATTCCCTGCAGCCGAATTCACGCTGGTACTCCGGCTCGGGGATTTACCGGAATGTCTGGCTCGTCAAAACGGGAGCCCTTGCCGTAGCCCACTGGGGAACCTTTGTCTCCACGCCCGTGGTGAAAGATGCCGGCGCAGAGGTCAGGATTTTGACCAGGATCAGCAACACAACCGGAACCCCGGTCAGGATTTCTGTCAAATCCAGCATCTTTGGTCGGGATGATCAGCTGCTTGCAGAGATGATCTCTCCCGGGATTCTGGTCAAACCGTCAGGTACGGAGATCAAACAGACCCTTACCGTGAACAATCCCATCCTCTGGTCAGTGGAAAATCCTGTTCTCTACCGTGTGGTCACCACCCTCCTTTCCGGTCAGCAGGTCCTGGATGAATACGTTACGCCTTTCGGGATCAGGACGTTTGAATTCAATGCCGAAAGGGGTTTTCTACTGAATGGGAAACAAGTTAAGATCAAAGGGGTTTGCAATCACCACGACCTTGGATGCCTGGGTGCAGCCATCACTACCCGCGGAATTGAACGCCAGCTGGAAATCCTGAAAGGGATGGGCTGCAACGGCATCAGGACCTCGCACAATCCCCCGGCCCCGGAATTGCTGGAGCTGTGCGACAGGATGGGATTCATCGTAATGGACGAGGCGTTCGACATGTGGAAAATCAATAAGACGCCATTCGACTACGGTGCCGACTTCGATGAATGGCACAAGCGCGACCTGGAAGATCTGGTGCTGCGCGACCGTAACCATCCCAGCGTTTTCATCTGGAGCATCGGCAATGAGATCCCTGAACAATGGGACACATCGGGAATCAGGATCGCACGGGAACTTGCCTCCATCGTAAAAAAACTGGACGATACCCGGCCCATTACGGCAGGATGCAATCACCCTGTACCGGAAAATTATCTTATCCAATCCAAAGCTTTGGATCTGATCGGGTACAACTATCACCAGGAAACCTTTTCCCGGTTCCCGGAAACCTTTCCCGGAAAAAAGTTCATCGCTTCTGAAACCACCTCTGCACTTGCCACCCGAGGCAGCTATGACATGCCGGCCGACAGCATCCGCCGCTGGCCGCTAAAGTGGGATGTCCCCTTTCTGGAAGGCAATGCCGACCTGAGCTGTTCATCGTACGACAACTGCTCGGCACCCTGGGGCTCCACCCACGAAGAAACCTGGAAAGTCGTGAAAAAGTACGATTTCATGTCGGGATTGTTCATCTGGACCGGATTCGACTATATCGGCGAACCCACACCCTATCCGTGGCCGGCACGAAGCTCCTACTTTGGAATAATGGATATCTGCGGATTCCCGAAAGATGCCTATTATCTCTATAAAAGCGAATGGACCACTGAACCTGTCCTCCACCTGTTCCCCCACTGGAACTGGACACCGGGACAGACCATCGATGTGTGGGCTTACTCCAATTGTGACGAGGTTGAACTGAGCCTCAACGGCAAAACGCTCGGAACACAGCGTAAAACAGGCGATATGCTTCATTTCAGCTGGAAGGTGCCCTTTGAACCCGGAACACTTTTGGCCACTGGAAAGCAAAATGGCAGGGTGATCCTGACAAAAGAAGTCCGGACAGCCGGAGAGCCCTTCAAAATCCTTCTCTCACCCGACCGTGATGTGATCCACGCCGACGGAGACGACCTGTCGTATGTGACGGTTACGGTGGCGGACAGGAACAACGTAGTGGTACCGTATGCCGACAACCGCATCTACTTTTCGGTGGAGGGTGATGGAAAGATCCAGGCGGTTGACAATGGGAGCCAGGTGAGCATGGAGTCGTTCAAGGCCCATGAAAGAAAGGCCTTTCATGGAATGTGCCTGGTAGTGATCCGCAGCGGAATGAATCCGGGCAACCTTACGGTGAAAGCCTCGGCCGACGGACTGCAGCCCGCGGAGTGCATCATTCAAATGATCAACAACGTACAAAAATGA